One window of the Fusobacterium animalis 7_1 genome contains the following:
- a CDS encoding NUDIX hydrolase: MKILDTPNLKFLKVGIDTDPLNNHNLEYLEKQNAIAALILNHSGDKVLFVNQYRAGVHNYIYEVPAGLIENGEEPIVALEREVREETGYKREDYDILYDSNTGFLVSPGYTTEKIYIYIIKLKSDDIVPSELDLDETENLYTRWIDIKDAGKLTLDMKTIFSLHIYANLIK; the protein is encoded by the coding sequence ATGAAAATATTAGATACACCTAATTTAAAATTTTTAAAAGTTGGAATTGATACTGATCCATTAAATAACCATAACTTAGAGTATTTAGAAAAACAAAATGCCATTGCTGCTTTAATTTTAAATCATTCAGGGGATAAAGTTTTGTTTGTAAATCAATACAGAGCTGGTGTACATAATTACATCTATGAAGTTCCTGCTGGACTTATTGAAAATGGTGAAGAACCTATTGTTGCACTTGAAAGAGAAGTTAGAGAAGAAACAGGATATAAGAGAGAAGATTATGATATATTATATGATAGTAATACAGGATTTTTAGTTTCTCCTGGTTATACAACAGAAAAAATATATATCTATATTATAAAGTTAAAATCAGATGACATTGTTCCTTCGGAATTAGATTTAGATGAAACTGAAAATCTTTATACAAGATGGATAGATATTAAAGATGCTGGAAAATTAACTCTTGATATGAAAACTATATTTTCTTTACATATATATGCAAATTTAATAAAATAA
- the ybeY gene encoding rRNA maturation RNase YbeY — protein MELIVDFSSDLTNEKYNKFIDTLYENNHLENYIKKVLELEEIESNRPLYLSLLLTDNRNIQVINREYRDKDAPTDVISFAYHETEDFNIGPYDTLGDIIISLERVEEQASEYNHSFEREFYYVLTHGILHILGYDHIEEEDKKIMREREEAILFSFGYTRDYK, from the coding sequence ATGGAGTTAATTGTTGATTTTAGTTCAGATTTGACAAATGAAAAATATAATAAGTTTATAGATACACTTTATGAAAATAATCATCTTGAAAACTATATAAAAAAAGTTTTGGAGTTAGAAGAAATTGAATCTAATAGACCTCTTTATCTTTCACTTTTATTGACTGATAATAGAAATATCCAAGTTATTAATCGTGAATATAGGGATAAAGATGCACCTACTGATGTTATTTCTTTTGCATATCACGAAACAGAAGATTTTAATATTGGACCTTATGATACTCTTGGAGATATTATTATTTCCTTAGAAAGAGTTGAAGAGCAGGCAAGTGAATATAATCATTCATTTGAAAGAGAGTTTTATTATGTTTTGACACATGGAATTTTACATATTTTAGGCTATGATCATATAGAAGAAGAAGATAAAAAAATTATGAGAGAAAGAGAAGAAGCTATACTTTTTTCCTTTGGTTATACTAGAGATTATAAATAA